Proteins co-encoded in one Pocillopora verrucosa isolate sample1 chromosome 1, ASM3666991v2, whole genome shotgun sequence genomic window:
- the LOC131782625 gene encoding uncharacterized protein, whose protein sequence is MDVFGNLTRMEKLLLSSNKLQHLPRFKNLSELKILYLYNNSLVHLSPDQFQGLSKLEELAVYENNIDYLPHEVFKGMKNMMSMSFYFNNIRTVSNEQFKDVAPSIRFLYLHYNEMRELPEGFFTNMKNLITATVDTNLMCCHLTKEDADCDFAYVDSFASCETLFRNRAPRECLWVVGIMSLVGAVFVIVWRLVFRETKKKNKIQSIMLIHLAGADGLMGVYLITIGVVDAIWAGEYYLHDYYWRSSLTCQVTGAIAVLSSEVSVMTICLLSADRMKNILFPYRGKSLTLKVTHLLCFLIWIVGGIIAFIPTVGFDYFGSRQKGHHFYGRSVVCLPLQLSTDKPSGWEYSVAMFVGLNFTLVLFVVVAYAMIIYKSCASNRRMAKQGTERERRMKAKARAADLRREASLAKRVFFIVLTDCVCWLPIVAIGMRSLLEKSFRTPGDLAVWIAVFVLPVNSAINPILYTLSTPQVRGVIRAKLQPLWDYLVAKLGRNQDVEVQDQGIEMRVIEEVQNQEEVGSTDDSEDESQEEQGDGEHHARSGEGNEQPFESQQVEHEQDEEPKQGKEEAAEQQQVEREQDEEPKQGQEEATEQQEVEREQDEEPKQGPEEATEQQEVEREQDEERKQGPEEATKQQEVKREQDEEPERGQEEPTEQQQVESKRNEAPKDDHEEPTTEQEVEQDHQADSKGNKEVSETQREKQELNEADEKPERKLKGDDQESKQQGTQQQEEKEPNVDHAGPDELKDASKEKNKSKRNENESEQQQEENEQDEQEKEEHPEETEKQQADCDQEEREQDHKDPKLEQIGQEKPKGDDEDSKKEQLDYEQPKEDHEGPMKDQLQQGKPKGENQEPKQEQLETEKPKGEYEKPNQKQLEDEKSKGACGDSPQQADESAEDKSSRQQQLIAEEGDYEEDDAVLDTRL, encoded by the exons ATGGATGTTTTTGGCAACCTTACCCGGATGGAAAAGCT CTTACTCTCCAGTAACAAACTTCAGCACTTGCCAAGGTTCAAAAACCTGTCGgagttgaaaatatt ATACCTGTATAACAACAGCCTCGTACACCTGTCACCTGATCAGTTCCAAGGCCTGTCCAAACTGGAAGAACT GGCTGTTTACGAAAACAATATTGACTACCTGCCACATGAAGTTTTTAAAGGCATGAAAAACATGATGTCTAT GAGCTTTTATTTCAACAATATCCGTACCGTTAGCAACGAACAATTCAAAGATGTCGCCCCAAGTATTCGATTCCT GTACCTCCATTACAACGAAATGCGAGAACTGCCGGAGGGTTTCTTCACAAACATGAAGAACCTAATAACTGC GACTGTagacaccaacctgatgtgTTGCCATTTGACGAAGGAGGATGCAGATTGCGACTTTGCTTATGTCGACAGCTTCGCCAGTTGTGAAACTTTGTTCAGAAATCGAGCTCCTAGGGAGTGCCTCTGGGTGGTTGGAATTATGTCTTTGGTTGGTGCTGTGTTTGTCATTGTGTGGCGATTGGTGTTTAGGGagacgaagaagaaaaacaagatacaGTCCATCATGTTGATACATTTGGCTGGGGCTGATGGACTTATGGGTGTCTACCTCATAACTATAGGTGTGGTGGATGCCATTTGGGCAGGGGAGTATTATTTGCATGACTATTACTGGCGTTCAAGTTTGACATGTCAGGTAACAGGTGCCATTGCCGTGTTGTCAAGTGAGGTGTCTGTTATGACGATTTGTTTGCTCTCCGCCGACCGGATGAAGAATATTCTATTCCCCTATCGTGGAAAGTCCCTTACACTTAAGGTTACGCACCTTTTGTGCTTCCTTATCTGGATTGTTGGTGGCATAATTGCATTTATTCCCACGGTGGGCTTCGACTACTTCGGTAGTCGCCAGAAAGGTCATCACTTTTATGGTAGATCAGTTGTATGTCTGCCATTGCAACTTTCCACTGATAAGCCGTCGGGCTGGGAGTACTCTGTTGCCATGTTTGTGGGTTTAAACTTTACCCTTGTGCTCTTTGTCGTTGTGGCATATGCGATGATAATCTATAAGTCCTGCGCATCAAACAGGCGCATGGCTAAGCAAGGGACCGAAAGAGAGAGGAGAATGAAAGCCAAGGCAAGGGCAGCCGATCTAAGGAGGGAGGCCTCGCTCGCCAAAAGAGTGTTCTTCATTGTTCTTACCGACTGTGTCTGCTGGCTGCCTATTGTGGCGATTGGAATGAGGTCTCTCTTGGAAAAATCCTTCCGTACACCTGGTGACCTCGCAGTTTGGATCGCAGTCTTTGTTCTACCGGTGAACTCTGCCATCAATCCCATTCTTTACACCTTGTCTACCCCACAG GTCCGAGGAGTCATCAGAGCCAAACTCCAACCATTGTGGGATTATCTGGTGGCAAAACTCGGCCGAAATCAAGATGTTGAAG TTCAAGATCAGGGAATAGAGATGAGAGTCATCGAAGAAG TACAAAACCAAGAGGAAGTGGGGAGCACTGACGATAGTGAGGATGAATCGCAAGAAGAACAAGGAGATGGTGAGCACCATGCAAGATCAGGCGAAGGCAATGAACAACCTTTTGAATCCCAGCAGGTTGAACATGAACAAGACGAAGAaccaaaacaaggaaaagaagaagccGCTGAACAGCAGCAAGTTGAACGTGAACAAGACGAAGAACCAAAACAAGGCCAAGAAGAAGCGACTGAACAGCAGGAAGTTGAACGTGAACAAGACGAAGAACCAAAACAAGGCCCAGAAGAAGCGACTGAACAGCAGGAAGTTGAACGTGAACAAGACGAAGAACGAAAACAAGGCCCAGAAGAAGCGACTAAACAGCAGGAAGTTAAACGTGAACAAGACGAAGAACCAGAGCGAGGCCAAGAAGAACCCACTGAACAGCAGCAGGTTGAATCTAAAAGAAACGAAGCACCAAAAGATGACCATGAAGAACCAACTACAGAGCAGGAAGTTGAACAAGATCATCAAGCAGAttcaaagggaaacaaagaaGTAAGTGAGACGCAACGAGAAAAACAGGAGCTAAATGAAGCCGATGAAAAACCTGAGCGAAAGCTGAAAGGAGACGACCAGGAATCCAAACAACAGGGCACtcaacaacaagaagaaaaagaaccgAACGTCGACCATGCAGGGCCTGATGAGCTAAAGGATGCAAGTAAAGAGAAGAACAAGtcgaaaagaaatgaaaacgaaaGTGAACAGCAACAAGAGGAAAATGAACAAGATGAGCAGGAGAAAGAAGAACACCCTGAAGAAACCGAAAAGCAGCAAGCTGATTGTGATCAAGAAGAACGAGAACAAGACCATAAGGATCCTAAACTCGAGCAAATTGgacaagaaaaaccaaaaggagaCGATGAAGATTCTAAGAAAGAGCAACTGGATTATGAACAACCAAAAGAAGACCATGAAGGACCTATGAAAGACCAACTGCAGCAAGGAAAACCAAAAGGAGAGAATCAGGAACCTAAACAAGAGCAACTGGAAACTGAAAAGCCAAAAGGAGAGTATGAAAAACCCAACCAAAAGCAACTGGAAGACGAGAAGTCAAAAGGAGCCTGTGGGGACTCTCCACAGCAGGCTGATGAGTCCGCGGAAGATAAATCTTCGCGACAGCAGCAGCTGATTGCAGAGGAAG GAGATTACGAAGAAGACGATGCGGTACTGGATACACGTCTGTAA
- the LOC131776779 gene encoding uncharacterized protein isoform X2 — protein sequence MRMALIVLEDCEENNFIETIKSPKDDDTTNTRPLYLFLLDPCQLLLNQRGLALLEKGNLMQIFYHQGTMIVKVLQQQALKIGKFQPQIGVYTHTFNFVIFTWL from the exons ATGAGGATGGCTCTTATTGTGTTGGAAGactgtgaagaaaacaatttcattgaGACTATCAA ATCACCGAAGGATGATGATACAACAAACACACGCCcattgtatttatttcttctggACCCCTGTCAG TTACTCCTAAATCAAAGAGGCCTGGCATTgttagaaaaaggaaatttgatgCAGATTTTCTATCATCAAGGAACAATGATTGTGAAG GTGCTGCAACAGCAAGCCCTAAAGATTGGCAAATTCCAGCCTCAAATTGGGGTCTACACGCACACCTTCAATTTTGTCATATTTACATGGCTATGA
- the LOC131776779 gene encoding uncharacterized protein isoform X1: MRMALIVLEDCEENNFIETIKSPKDDDTTNTRPLYLFLLDPCQLLLNQRGLALLEKGNLMQIFYHQGTMIVKSFNVNQKLAADIMYSTYLQYMGWSNSSCNLNEALLHPCWDCFGCPCNIM, translated from the exons ATGAGGATGGCTCTTATTGTGTTGGAAGactgtgaagaaaacaatttcattgaGACTATCAA ATCACCGAAGGATGATGATACAACAAACACACGCCcattgtatttatttcttctggACCCCTGTCAG TTACTCCTAAATCAAAGAGGCCTGGCATTgttagaaaaaggaaatttgatgCAGATTTTCTATCATCAAGGAACAATGATTGTGAAG AGCTTCAATGTGAACCAAAAGTTGGCTGCTGACATAATGTACAGTACTTACTTACAGTATATGGGATGGAGCAACTCATCCTGCAACCTAAATGAAGCACTCCTCCATCCCTGTTGGGACTGTTTTGGTTGCCCTTGTAATATTATGTAG
- the LOC131776779 gene encoding uncharacterized protein isoform X3, whose protein sequence is MRMALIVLEDCEENNFIETIKSPKDDDTTNTRPLYLFLLDPCQLLLNQRGLALLEKGNLMQIFYHQGTMIVKTNHEEKSGVPIPAKQMSWGDV, encoded by the exons ATGAGGATGGCTCTTATTGTGTTGGAAGactgtgaagaaaacaatttcattgaGACTATCAA ATCACCGAAGGATGATGATACAACAAACACACGCCcattgtatttatttcttctggACCCCTGTCAG TTACTCCTAAATCAAAGAGGCCTGGCATTgttagaaaaaggaaatttgatgCAGATTTTCTATCATCAAGGAACAATGATTGTGAAG ACTAATCATGAGGAGAAGAGTGGTGTGCCTATCCCAGCAAAGCAAATGTCATGGGGTGATGTGTGA